The proteins below are encoded in one region of Solidesulfovibrio fructosivorans JJ]:
- the nifH gene encoding nitrogenase iron protein, which yields MRKIAIYGKGGIGKSTTTQNTVAGLAEMGKKVMVVGCDPKADSTRLLLHGLAQKTVLDTLREEGEDVDIDDILKEGYGGTMCTESGGPEPGVGCAGRGIITSINLLEQLGAYEEDKHLDYVFYDVLGDVVCGGFAMPIRDGKAEEIYIVCSGEMMAMYAANNICKGIVKYADSGGVRLGGIICNSRKVDQEKEMIEELCKRLGTQMIHFMPRENQVQRAEINRKTVIDFSPEHPQADEYRALANKIDNNDMFVVPKPISINELEKLLIDFGIAN from the coding sequence ATGCGCAAGATCGCTATCTACGGCAAGGGCGGCATCGGCAAGTCCACCACCACGCAGAACACAGTCGCCGGTCTGGCGGAAATGGGCAAGAAGGTCATGGTGGTCGGCTGCGACCCCAAGGCCGACTCCACCCGGCTCCTGCTGCACGGCCTGGCCCAGAAGACCGTGCTCGACACCCTGCGCGAGGAAGGCGAGGACGTCGACATCGACGATATCCTCAAGGAAGGCTACGGCGGCACCATGTGCACCGAGTCCGGCGGCCCCGAGCCCGGCGTCGGCTGCGCCGGCCGCGGCATCATCACCTCCATCAACCTTCTCGAGCAGCTCGGCGCCTACGAGGAAGACAAGCACCTCGACTACGTCTTTTACGACGTCCTCGGCGACGTCGTCTGCGGCGGTTTCGCCATGCCGATCCGCGACGGCAAGGCCGAGGAGATCTACATCGTGTGCTCCGGCGAGATGATGGCCATGTACGCGGCCAACAACATCTGCAAGGGCATCGTGAAGTACGCCGATTCCGGCGGCGTGCGCCTGGGCGGCATCATCTGCAACAGCCGTAAGGTCGACCAGGAAAAGGAAATGATCGAGGAGCTCTGCAAGCGCCTGGGCACCCAGATGATCCACTTCATGCCCCGCGAAAACCAGGTGCAGCGCGCCGAGATCAACCGCAAGACCGTCATCGACTTTTCCCCCGAACATCCCCAGGCCGACGAATACCGAGCCCTGGCCAACAAGATCGACAACAACGACATGTTCGTCGTGCCCAAGCCCATCTCCATCAACGAACTGGAAAAGCTGCTCATCGACTTCGGCATCGCCAACTAG
- a CDS encoding P-II family nitrogen regulator: protein MQTMVRAIVRPEKCDEVLAALMDAGFPAVTKFNVAGRGKQRGIKIGEIQYDEIPKVMLICVVDEKDKDFVVKTVMESARTGTKGAFGDGKIFVNPVEEMYTISSGVKES from the coding sequence ATGCAGACCATGGTGAGAGCCATCGTTCGTCCCGAGAAATGCGATGAAGTCCTGGCGGCCCTGATGGACGCCGGTTTCCCGGCCGTGACCAAATTCAACGTCGCCGGACGCGGCAAGCAGCGCGGCATCAAGATCGGCGAGATCCAGTACGACGAGATTCCCAAAGTCATGCTGATCTGCGTCGTGGACGAAAAAGACAAGGACTTCGTGGTCAAGACCGTTATGGAAAGCGCCCGCACCGGCACCAAGGGAGCCTTCGGCGACGGCAAGATCTTCGTGAACCCCGTTGAGGAAATGTACACCATTTCGTCCGGCGTGAAGGAATCCTAG
- a CDS encoding P-II family nitrogen regulator encodes MKEIMAIIRMNKMNQTKKVLADSGMPAFVAREGYGRGKGLVNQAVLEGAAAGNEEAIALLGTKGRLYPKRILSIVVPDAEVGKVVDAILSVNKTGQAGDGKIFVLPVTDSIRVRTGEDGDAAII; translated from the coding sequence ATGAAGGAGATCATGGCGATTATCCGCATGAATAAGATGAACCAGACCAAAAAAGTCCTGGCCGACTCCGGCATGCCGGCCTTCGTGGCCCGCGAGGGGTACGGCCGCGGCAAGGGCCTGGTCAATCAGGCGGTGCTCGAGGGCGCCGCCGCCGGCAACGAGGAAGCCATCGCGCTTCTCGGCACCAAGGGCCGGCTGTACCCCAAGCGCATCCTGTCCATCGTTGTCCCGGACGCCGAAGTGGGCAAGGTCGTGGATGCCATCTTATCCGTCAACAAGACCGGTCAGGCCGGCGACGGCAAGATCTTCGTGCTGCCCGTCACCGATTCCATCCGGGTCCGGACCGGCGAGGACGGCGACGCGGCCATTATCTAA